One Euphorbia lathyris chromosome 1, ddEupLath1.1, whole genome shotgun sequence DNA segment encodes these proteins:
- the LOC136210792 gene encoding malate synthase, glyoxysomal, whose protein sequence is MENALTTGGYYSPPAPKIGGGASGGGSVYDVPQGVEIRGRYDQEFAKILTRDALQFVADLQREFRTRIKYAMECRREAKRRYNNGGLPGFDPASKYIREGDWNCAPVPPSVADRKVEITGPVERKMIINALNSGAKVFMADFEDALSPNWENLMKGQINLKDAVNGTITFHDKARNRVYKLNDQTAKLFVRPRGWHLPEAHILIDGEPATGCLVDFGLYFFHNYAAFRRNQGAGYGPFFYLPKMEHSREAKIWNCVFEKAEKMAGIERGSIRATVLIETLPAVFQMNEILYELRDHSVGLNCGRWDYIFSYVKTFQSHPDRLLPDRVQVGMAQHFMKSYSDLLIMTCHRRGVHAMGGMAAQIPIRDDKEANEAALELVRKDKLREVRAGHDGTWAAHPGLIPSCMEVFTNNMGNTPNQIKTIKREDAANITEEDLLQRPRGSRSMEGLRLNTRVGIQYLEAWLTGTGSVPLYNLMEDAATAEISRVQNWQWLKYGVELDGDGLGVKVNYDLFGRVVEEEMARIEREVGKAKFKKGMYKEAAKMFTRQCTAQTLDDFLTLDAYNNIVVHYPVMLSSRL, encoded by the exons ATGGAAAATGCGTTAACCACCGGTGGCTACTACTCACCGCCGGCCCCTAAGATAGGCGGCGGTGCTTCTGGTGGTGGTTCTGTCTACGATGTTCCTCAAGGAGTGGAAATCCGTGGTCGCTACGATCAGGAGTTTGCCAAGATACTTACTAGAGATGCTTTGCAATTTGTTGCTGATTTGCAGCGAGAATTCAGAACGCGTATCAAGTATGCGATGGAATGTCGCAGAGAAGCTAAGAGGAGGTATAACAATGGAGGTTTACCTGGATTTGATCCTGCTAGTAAGTATATAAGGGAAGGTGATTGGAATTGCGCACCTGTTCCTCCTTCTGTGGCTGATCGGAAGGTGGAAATTACTGGCCCTGTTGAACGGAAAATGATCATTAATGCACTCAATTCTGGAGCTAAAGTGTTCATG GCTGATTTTGAAGATGCGCTCTCGCCTAATTGGGAGAATCTGATGAAAGGCCAAATTAATCTGAAGGATGCTGTTAACGGGACTATAACCTTCCATGATAAGGCCAGGAACAGGGTTTACAAGCTCAATGATCAGACGGCGAAACTGTTTGTGCGTCCAAGGGGTTGGCATCTGCCTGAGGCTCACATTCTCATCGACGGTGAGCCTGCAACTGGTTGCTTAGTGGACTTTGGCCTGTATTTTTTCCACAATTACGCGGCTTTCAGGCGGAACCAAGGTGCTGGTTATGGTCCTTTCTTCTACCTCCCTAAAATGGAGCATTCAAG GGAAGCTAAGATATGGAACTGTGTGTTTGAGAAGGCAGAAAAGATGGCAGGAATTGAAAGAGGAAGCATTCGAGCTACTGTACTTATTGAAACACTTCCTGCAGTCTTCCAAATGAATGAAATTCTTTATGAACTAAGGGATCATTCTGTTGGGTTGAACTGTGGAAGATGGGATTATATATTCAGCTATGTCAAGACATTCCAGTCTCACCCTGATCGCCTGCTGCCTGATAGGGTTCAGGTTGGCATGGCTCAGCACTTCATGAAAAGTTACTCCGATCTTCTGATAATGACATGCCACAGGCGTGGTGTGCACGCCATGGGAGGCATG GCAGCTCAAATTCCGATCAGGGATGATAAAGAGGCGAACGAGGCAGCATTGGAGCTTGTTCGGAAAGACAAGCTAAGAGAGGTAAGAGCAGGGCATGATGGAACATGGGCAGCTCACCCAGGACTCATCCCATCCTGCATGGAAGTCTTCACAAACAATATGGGAAACACCCCAAACCAGATTAAGACAATCAAAAGAGAAGATGCTGCTAACATAACCGAGGAAGACCTCTTACAGCGCCCTCGAGGATCACGAAGCATGGAAGGTCTGCGCCTAAACACCCGAGTTGGAATTCAATATTTGGAAGCATGGCTCACCGGAACAGGTTCAGTTCCTCTTTACAACCTGATGGAAGATGCAGCAACAGCTGAAATTAGCCGAGTTCAGAACTGGCAATGGCTCAAGTATGGCGTGGAGCTCGACGGAGATGGACTCGGAGTGAAAGTGAACTATGATCTGTTTGGTAGAGTGGTGGAAGAAGAGATGGCAAGGATTGAAAGAGAAGTAGGGAAAGCAAAATTCAAGAAGGGAATGTATAAAGAGGCTGCTAAGATGTTCACCAGGCAATGCACAGCACAAACACTGGATGATTTTCTCACCTTAGATGCTTATAATAATATTGTAGTCCATTATCCTGTTATGCTATCTTCTAGGCTTTGA
- the LOC136210793 gene encoding uncharacterized protein, translating into MGKKGGGKKLQNAPNLPRNSITLRQETTGRIPTKGAARDSKSFFKLDHLQKLAVWASGEASIPSLTAFFGRQYAAAGEVSGIPPDPSLFSCQRCETILQPGFNCTVRIERTSAKARHRRKKPSISVQNNVVYNCHFCSHKNLKRGTPKGHMKEICPAKAKQKPAAKSKPSMPLHQKSASKEAALPPVTAETSITDGPTTPSVTSCTTLLDAKKRKRNRSGSKRSEGSESSNAANKDERTAGASSKRRKSWMSLKEITESNEHGSSRNFSNSIPFLI; encoded by the exons ATGGGCAAGAAAGGAGGTGGTAAAAAGCTACAGAACGCGCCCAATCTGCCTCGCAATTCAATTACATTAAGGCAAGAAACAACAGGCAGAATACCAACTAAAGGGGCTGCTCGCGATTCAAAGTCCTTCTTCAAATTGGATCACTTGCAAAAGCTAGCAGTATGGGCCAGCGGAGAAGCTTCAATCCCCTCTCTCACTGCCTTTTTCGGGCGCCAATATGCAGCTGCTGGGGAAGTTTCGGGAATCCCACCTGATCCTTCGTTATTTTCTTGCCAGAG ATGTGAGACAATTCTTCAGCCCGGTTTCAACTGCACTGTGCGAATTGAGAGAACTTCTGCAAAGGCGAGACATAGACGCAAGAAACCTAGTATCTCCGTGCAGAATAATGTGGTATACAACTGCCACTTCTGTTCCCACAAGAACCTGAAGAGAGGAACTCCAAAAGGTCATATGAAAGAAATATGTCCTGCTAAAGCCAAGCAAAAACCAGCTGCCAAGTCAAAACCTTCAATGCCCCTACATCAGAAGTCTGCCAGCAAGGAAGCAGCTTTGCCCCCTGTAACTGCAGAAACTTCCATTACAGACGGTCCGACAACTCCATCTGTAACAAGTTGTACAACATTATTGGATgcgaagaaaagaaagagaaatagATCAGGATCGAAAAGATCAGAAGGATCCGAAAGCAGTAACGCTGCAAACAAGGATGAAAGAACTGCTGGTGCATCAAGTAAAAGAAGAAAATCATGGATGAGCCTTAAGGAAATCACCGAGAGTAATGAACATGGCAGCAGTCGGAATTTTAGTAATTCAATCCCATTTTTAATATAA